The sequence tggaataggtttgtatcatgatttttGCCTTGCACGCAAAAATTGGCATTATTCTAGGATGTTTTAGCATAATTCGGATGCGTTCGGTgaagtttaaaagtttgaaagtttaaaggaaGATTTCGATTGtcaattcatagttttgatgatatttgatgtgatttgaggccttgagcaggtccatattatattatggaactagttggtgtgattggacggggtcccgagggcctcgggtgtgtttcggagtggttttaGACCAAGTTGGGATGATTTGTTGTTGCTAGTGcctggttttgttcttcgcgaatgtgaaggaactcacgcgttcgcgataacGGATTTTGAGGTTGCTGGATTTtcactcatcgcgaacgcgacacagtGTTAGTGAACTCGGAGTGGAAGCTGAGGCAACATTCATGAACGAGCCATGGAGGTCGCGAATGCGTAGAAGAAAAGGGGAGCTTGGCATGGAGCagctaagccttcgcgaacgcggctcttGGCCCCAAACGCGAAGGGCAGGGGGTCTGAAGGCTTAGCGAACGCGACGAGGAGGTCATGAATGCGTAGAGGAAAATTGTGGAGGCTGTTGTTTtagccttcacgatcgcgaaggatcttccgcgatcgcgataaaGGACTGGCTTGGGCAGAATGGTTTTAAGTCGGGATTTTTGCCCAGTTCATTTATTTTTTACTTGGTTAGGCGACTTTTGGGGTTCTTGAAGAGGAGATTTTGTTATCCATTGTGAGGTAAGCCATTCCcacctattgtgagttaaatacatgatttatatacagattaatacatgaaaattttgtagaaattatgaggttatgaaagaaacctagaatttggtatttttagattttgaccacaaaattggacatggaattgggaataaatcataaaTTTGAGTTCCTAATGTTATGTGTAAAGTTTATCTTTagaaatttttggaatccggacacgtgggcccgaggtttgactttattgacttttcgagcgaagttgggaAATGTTATAAATTAGTTAATTATGATGGTGggatatatttttattggtttccATGATTGCTTGACTAGTTCTGATCGATGTgcatttggtttgaggtgttagagaggcgttggagccgacTATAGAACTTCGGAGCGATGTAAGtttcctgtctaaccttgtgagggagaaactaccccctaggtgatgtgattgttatgtgctactagttgtgggtgctacgtacgcacgaggtgacgagagttcataTGTAGCTaaatcatgtttatgtccgggtagacttaggactttatcatgcaatatataaatatatatattaggccgagccttatcaccttgagttgttagCAAGTTATTTGTGAAATGGTAAGGGTCACATTTACTTTAtactcatgtactgtattgtaagcacgtgtctcgtaatgcgataagttccttcctttcttgtggagcgggctgaacgcctcggcagtataatagatgcatctatggttcgtgccgctcgatccttggcagtgtacatattattctggatcgagCCATACGACCTTGGCATAATAGTGTATTAATATCGCTAGCAGTCAGAGGGTTCACGAGATTATCCTTCCCCTGATGCCCGACACCCTATATGGTATTTCCTTACCCGTTTGATATTGCCACTTGATATTTCTAAGTTGTTAAGATAGAGTACGAGATTGAAAAATTGATAtcattaaaagaaattttggaagattgtgTTAGCTACATATTTACCTCACTTCTAGTGTTGTGCTTCTTATCTGTTTATGATTTACGAGTATTATTTATTTGGACCTCTAATAAATGTCGATATcgaccctcgtcactacttctccggggttaggctagatacttactgggtacgcgttgatttatgtattcatattgtacttctgcactaaatgtgcaggatctgacaggttaaTTTGGGGATCATCTTGGCACGTAGGCGCAGCTGTtaaggagactttatgtgagatgcattccaggctacgcatcgcaggcCACAGAGTCCCCATCGTACTATTCACTTTGTCTTGTCTTATTTACATTTCagattgatattttattattattgtactccttagtaaatgctcatgcacttgtgacaccaggttttgggatgtactagttgatgcttacggTTCTATATATTATCATcacctttcatttcttttataaactacTAATTTTGTACGTTCCCGTGAATTTAAAACTGTAAATTTCCGTCCttattaaaatttatgatttcgaaagtaataataTGAATAACAAATGTGATAATTCAcctttggcttgcctaacggcgacgttagGCGCTATTACGACttatagtgaattttgggtcgtgactggAAGCTTTAGAAGTATCTACTTTTTGTTTTCTAGTAGCTATTTTTGAAGGCTCGGCAATGGCTTTACTTGATGATGCTTCTTTTTCTGCATTTCCTTCCCTGTTTGAAGGCTGTGAAGGCTTTGTCAAAGGAATATGCTTCTTAGCAGCTGATTTTCCTCTCATGTTACCTACATGAAAATATGCAATatcatatttaataattttaaacttatgatcagaaaaagaaaaataagcccCAATTCCAGCAAACATCTATGACTAGAAAACAATCGACCCCAGGTTTATCAATAAACATTAGGTCGACAGTTATGACGAAATTCTAATATACAGAGCACAGAGGTAGTCCAAGAAGCAAATATAACCACCCACGTCATATAAGATATGGTTATTCACAACCCAATTGATCTTGAACATGCACATGAACAAATCATTCTACAAAACCCGAAATAAAAAATGTATGAAACGGAAAAAGAAGAATGTAGGATTTACAAAAATTGACACGTTCTGAGCTTTAATACAGTGCTTGATGGGTCTATAGAGACGATTACACCCAAAATCGAAGCTTGATTCTTGTCTCGTCCCGCCGGAAACCACCTTGGACGATGGGGTTGAGTTACTGAGAGAAGAAAGAACAGAGAGAGTAAAGAGATGAGAGAGAAACTGAGCggagaaaatgagagagatgtCAAGTTTTTCAAGCTTTATATGTGATCCACACGGTTCTAAAATATTAAAAAGGTCTTATCCACCCTAACCCACTCATTAACTATTTTTTAAtccaaaagaaattgaaaaagaaaataagaggtcACTTGACCAATTCGAGTGTTGAGGAGGCCTCCTTGACAATTCTTCTCATGTAAGTCATGCCAAATTGCCAATTGTATAAGCAATGAGCCCAAAATTAAGATGCATGTACTCCTAACCTTTCTAATTCCTTTTCCCGCAAGACTTCACCTTTTGAAATTGAAACCTGCAAACAGCAAACTTGACTATAATCCTCAGGATCAAATGTTATCTTCAACCATCTCATTTCTTGCACTATGGGTAGAACCAAGGTAACTCTTTATccaaaataaattgaaaaatgaaGATATTTGATTTTCTTAACATCAATCGGTCTAAGTTATCATGTGTATTCAAGCTACAACACTTCTCATAATTCATACATGGAAAGAATGAGAAACTCTTTGATAGCCTGCTTCAACCACAACTTGCACTCAAGAAATACAGGCAGATtcaggatttgaagtttatgtgTTCCTAAAGCAGCCTTAAGTTAGTATATAATAATAATTGTAATtttaatatttgtacatatttggtagatttcttaatatatatatatatatatatatatatatatatatataaagtacgAATAAAAACAATAAACCCATAGCTTGTGCTCTACGTCTGCCTGTGCCAAGAACTGCTCGAGCCAAATACCCATATCCGCGATAATTACTATTAtgacaaactcttcgcattcatagaaggtttgaaacctcatgcccgtatggaactacagcgacaacgggtagacaccctgcccaaggccattcaagctgcagaatgccttggcgactatcatttgggaactcagaacgacaggccccagccgtctgtccgagggggattcaacgggcaccatcccagcaatggtggcccaagcaaaagtgggggagatcggagtgcatccaaaactaagactcctccctccaacagcaacagtgctgcatccatcaacaacaatcaggggagaaagcctccctcagaatgccgtcattgcggcggggcacattggaacaatgaatgcccaaacatcaaggtcaatgctcatcagactgTCGAGGATGAGACAGATGCATCAGACACATCTGAAGACaaccaggtaggcgccttcaatgcaattgttggctctatccctcatgccttagcggggaccagtgcatgtcctcctaagaaaacatcagtcccgatcaccaggaaagggaaagaaaagatggacgaaggacctcctaaacaagcgaggaccctcatgttcgtcgaattgaaagtgaacggcaagccccttcacgcattgatagacacgggtgccacccacaactacttgtcATCAACGCAAGTAGCGCGCCTAGGTCTTGTGGTACAAAAGAGCAAAGGccgcgtcaaggctatcaactcaccacctcagacattgggtggaacagctacaaatgtcccagtgaaacttggcccatacaaaggaagcatcgacctgcgcatcgcaatcatagatgacttcgacatcatagtgggtttggagttcatgaggcaaaccaacaccattccggtaccatatgccaacatgctcctgatgattcttctctctcttctatattatattattatctttcagtttaattttattttttaagttccATTAGATaaattccatctttatttttcattaaattgtaatttccattaaaactattccataaaattttaaataatataatttgtaagcaattattatagattaactaatcattcaaataaaagtgaaatcattgcgatacaagattaattaaatacatattacagAACGATGAAATTCATTCGAAAtgctacataaatattcaacttcaacctctagtattctcccataaatgatctattaatgcattacgaagtgcaAAATGAGCATCTTTGTCCTTAATTCTTCTATGTCGAGCTAAAATAAAGTTTTAATGATGGATGTGGCTTCTATTGTCGATCCGATTCGTCGTGAATTTATGCGACAAGAACAACAACGAATAATGTATAAAAGAGATCAACAATATCCACAGTCACAACCACAATAATCCTCCGCCCCATTCACTCAATACTATAATGATTTTGGTGTATCTGGAAACGACATACCTCCCTAATAAGTTATTATGCTATTTACCGTAGTTTcaatttatgtattttaatttaaCGTATTTTCAGTTTTCATGTATTTTCAATTTAATGTACTTtcatttaatgtattttcaattttcacttttcaattttagtaacatctaatattttatattcgcacctttcaattttagcaacatctaatattttatatttgcaccattcattttttgagatgattatatattttttgtacaattataacttataataaaattaacttacaattttacataaaaataataaatgcatgaaaattaatttatcaaaattatacgccaaagttaagatgtaaaattaatattataaaggtattacataaacataattagttatatataaagagataaattaaaagagttaaataataataaaatatgcatgaaTAGTAATGGGGGAGATGAATAGTGTCCCCCATATTTGAAGGAACAATATTCATCCCCCATTTTGGGGGCAAAAATGGGGAGGGTTGGAGCTCCATTATGGCAAAAGTTGCCCCCATTACGAAGAAATGGGGAGGGTTGGAGATGGCCTTATATAGTGCATATTTGTAGTACTCAACTATGTTGTGGGAGCTCTCCAAAATGCTAGTGCATATTTGTAGTACTCAACTATGTTGTGGGAGCTCTCCAAAATGCGGTTGCACCTGTGTCGTATTCTCCAAAAATATACTGCTTTTGGAGGATTCGACACACACCCGACAATTTCATATTCAAAACGAAAGCTTAGCTTTACTAGCACCAATACATTTACTTTGCTTTTTCCTATTCCAATTTATCTTCATCCAAATTTTCTGGACTTCTACATTGGCAAATCGAGAAGACATTAACCAAACCTTAAGAGAATGAAAAAGTATCACTTTTTATGAAAAGGATCGAATGCAATAACAATGCAAATGGAAACCAATTGGCAAATTGACTTGGAAAATACCATTTAGCTCAAGGTACAATAAGAGAATCCTACACAAGATAAAAATTTAGTTCCAGCAAAAAGCTCAATAACAGAGCTTCCAAAAGTAAATTATGTTGCTTCTAATCAGTTTGCTTTGTCTTTTAATCACCAGCTCACAAGAAATAGGCATCAATCTTTCCATGTTACTTGGTTGATTTCTGCACGTTTTTCCAGTTTGAATATCTTCCTTCCAGCTCAAACCAAGACTCCAGATTGACCAATTGATTAAATTCTTCGAAAGTTGCCATCTTGTCGAGGTGGCCTCTAGTTGTTCCTTGGTCCTTCAATGTCTTGAGAACATCAAGCATTGCACGGGCAGAGGCATACAGAGTCGTCAATGGATGGACAATCAAATGGAACCCCATCGCTCTCAGCTCTTCCGGTGTATGCAATGGTGTGACACCACCCTCTAGCATGTTACATACCCTGAACCCCTTGGTCTGCTTTCCTATTTCTTTGAGCTCCTCGTCATCCCTCGGTGCCTCCACAAAGCTAGCATCAGCTCCAGCCTAGATTGTGCAGTCAACGCCATGAGCAAGTGACAAGAAGAGTCAGATTGTGCTGCATACTGTTATTCTTCCTCATGTTCACTTTTTAGCTTATTTGTAACTTCTCCAATTGACGGCCAATTTTTAATGGACTTTCCAAACCCAAACGCTAAAATTTACTGAATAAAGAGAGGAAATTCTTACCATGGATAGACTACAGATGCATGTGAAGTTTGAGAGTCTAGGAGCAAATTTCAAGAATAGTTGTAGCAAACTATAGCATGTATATATTGTAAGCAAGATATATATTAATGTTTAAGAAAGTTCTTCCACTTCATATCATGCATACTCCAAGTACCTAAACTACTCCAAAAAATATTACGCTCCCTTCCACTTCATCCAACATTGGATTATACAGGGTTTCAAGATAACTTGTTGTTGAGCAACAACTGATACTAGATTATCAAGTACTCCACTAGAAAGGAATTTAGTTGAATAGCTTCACTTCTACATCTCTCAAGAGATGTTGCAGTTGctatttgttttattattatctGTTAGTTTGCCATGAGATATTTACTCCAAATGGTTAAAATTGAAACAGGTTGAAGATAGACCATGCCTGATTatgaataaataaaaatcataattGTAAATAGCTGTAACGACCCAAGCCATCTCTTGGCCTAAAGCACTATAAAAAATAATGATATTAGTTAGCTTACATACATAAGTCCTTACATAGAGCGGAAATTATATTAAGTAACATTGCATCAGCATTTAAGCAATTATCAGCTGAAATTTAGAGATTTAACATGTACGTATAGTTTATGTTGAAAAAATACGGAACAAGAGTTAGtagcaaaagaaaaaagaaaaaaaaaaagaagaggagataTAAGCACACACATATTTTGAAGGGTGTAGAAAGAATATGATAAGACAAGCTGAATTCCAacatatgatttaagcaattagtAATTGTAACTTATTTTTTCATTCTAATGTTTCCTATTAGCTAAGTAACTACATGTACTGCATACCTCCATATAAAGGTTAGCACGAGAAATGGCTTCTGAGAGACCATATTTTGCTGATGTTGCACGTGCATCAGTCCTTGCCACAAGAAAAAAGTCAGAATCACCAATAGCATCTCTTGCAGATGCTATTTTTGCAGCATGTTCCTCTGCAGGTATAACCTAAAAGAGACGTCAAAGAACAGAGAAAGAGTTCGCAAGCCCGGTGGCATAAAAGACTACAACAAAAAACAAGCTCAGGAAAAAGAATCAACAGACCTAACATATTTACAATTGTGTTATAGACATagtaaatgaaaaaagaaaacaaagaaaaagagcaATAAGGATTATGAAATAGAGAAGGATCCAGCAAACCTGTTTCCCTCGCATGTGTCCTAGATGAAGAGACATAAAATACGAACAGTAAGTTCCATGCTATTGAACCCAATATGTAAAATGTATTTTGTCAGCCCAAGCAAAATGAATCTCAAGCAGAACTCTTACCACACTTCTTTGGCCATGCTTGATCCTGGAATAACATGAACACAAAAATTAGTGttttagaatatatatatatgcacatctTAAAATTTGAATGTTTCCTGCCAGTTAAATGTCATGCCTCTAAGAAACAGCCGGCAGCACCAGCAGCAATTAAATCCTTGATAGTTCTTTGAACATTGAGAGCATTGCCACCGCCTGTATCTGCAAGGTGAATAAAAGGAAACATAAAGGGGTTGGCATTCTTAAAAACCACATGAAGATCCAATTCTGATTGAATGGATCTACTGAGATTAAGAGCTATGGAAATGCACATGGGAGGCTATTGAGCTGTATTCCGTCCTGCAAAACCTTTTGCAGTTTAAAAGTTCAAGAGAGAATTTTACTATCTCTTTTTACCTTTTTGCACTTTGATTGAACTTGTTCATTGAATGAAACTGAAATCTGTTCAGAATTAGTGAATC is a genomic window of Nicotiana tabacum cultivar K326 chromosome 16, ASM71507v2, whole genome shotgun sequence containing:
- the LOC107796125 gene encoding carboxyvinyl-carboxyphosphonate phosphorylmutase, chloroplastic, with the translated sequence MMTSNTISLHSQFTFSTTSFSSRTWHCKSSIHRRATTTMAIRTQTRIHRLIEEQGIVLMPGCYDSLSASIVEKTGFSAGFISGYATSAALLGKPDFGLLTPPEMAETARSVCAAAPLIPIIADADTGGGNALNVQRTIKDLIAAGAAGCFLEDQAWPKKCGHMRGKQVIPAEEHAAKIASARDAIGDSDFFLVARTDARATSAKYGLSEAISRANLYMEAGADASFVEAPRDDEELKEIGKQTKGFRVCNMLEGGVTPLHTPEELRAMGFHLIVHPLTTLYASARAMLDVLKTLKDQGTTRGHLDKMATFEEFNQLVNLESWFELEGRYSNWKNVQKSTK